A single window of Leeuwenhoekiella sp. MAR_2009_132 DNA harbors:
- a CDS encoding nitroreductase family protein, giving the protein MEEIKKITPTDFEIMDEIKTRWSPRAFDDVPLSVSEVKQLLEAGRWASSSYNQQPWRIIYGIKGDAVYDRILSCLVEFNQSWAKNAQALLITAYKKTTKDGDEYTHAMHDLGLFMGNVVIQANHKGIAAHQMAGLEPEKAHSEFNFTNEYGIATAVALGRYGGDLDTLPEDLRDDERKEKRERNTVDQFAFNGNFENKIE; this is encoded by the coding sequence ATGGAAGAGATTAAGAAAATTACACCTACAGATTTTGAAATTATGGACGAGATTAAAACACGCTGGAGTCCGCGTGCGTTTGATGATGTGCCACTTTCTGTTTCTGAAGTTAAACAACTACTAGAAGCCGGTCGCTGGGCATCCAGCTCGTACAATCAACAACCCTGGAGAATTATTTACGGTATAAAAGGGGATGCTGTGTATGATCGTATTTTATCCTGTCTGGTTGAATTTAATCAGAGTTGGGCAAAAAATGCTCAGGCACTTTTAATTACAGCTTACAAGAAAACCACTAAAGATGGTGACGAGTACACACATGCCATGCACGATTTAGGTCTTTTTATGGGAAATGTCGTTATACAGGCTAATCATAAGGGTATTGCAGCCCATCAAATGGCTGGTTTAGAGCCAGAAAAAGCGCATAGCGAATTTAATTTTACTAATGAGTATGGTATTGCCACAGCAGTCGCATTAGGACGTTACGGTGGTGACTTAGATACTTTACCAGAAGATTTAAGAGATGACGAGCGCAAAGAAAAACGCGAGCGTAATACAGTGGATCAATTTGCTTTTAATGGTAATTTTGAAAATAAAATAGAGTAA
- the hpf gene encoding ribosome hibernation-promoting factor, HPF/YfiA family — MNYNFEYNDVAASAALEEFTKEQLDKLVHKYDFIVRADIFFKTENTSSDDTGKIAGIRLSAPGPRLYADHSSKSFHESVKEAIRELNIQLAKRKDKMKSH; from the coding sequence ATGAATTATAACTTTGAGTATAACGATGTAGCTGCTAGTGCGGCATTAGAAGAATTTACAAAAGAGCAATTAGATAAATTAGTGCATAAATATGATTTTATCGTACGTGCCGATATTTTCTTTAAAACTGAAAATACATCTAGTGACGATACCGGTAAAATTGCAGGAATCCGTTTAAGTGCACCGGGACCTCGTCTGTATGCAGATCACAGTTCAAAGAGTTTTCACGAGTCTGTCAAAGAAGCAATTCGCGAATTAAATATTCAACTTGCTAAGCGTAAGGATAAAATGAAATCTCATTAA
- a CDS encoding acyl carrier protein codes for MNQEIYEKLTQIIKPYLPEDVEASSISEDSHLVSDLNINSTHLVDIVLDVEDAFDITIEDDELDKMETVKASITLIEQKLAAK; via the coding sequence ATGAATCAAGAAATTTACGAAAAACTAACTCAAATTATTAAGCCTTATTTACCTGAGGATGTTGAAGCTTCAAGCATTTCTGAAGACAGTCATCTGGTAAGCGACCTCAATATAAACTCTACACATCTGGTTGACATTGTACTGGATGTAGAAGATGCATTTGATATTACAATTGAAGATGACGAACTTGATAAAATGGAAACGGTAAAAGCTTCTATAACACTTATCGAACAAAAGTTAGCAGCGAAGTAA
- a CDS encoding arsenate reductase family protein, with protein sequence MKSIARNENQITLIYSSTSRIGERTYGHISAVKDKELQTVDIAKNPLTGTQWAELAEELNKPMRELLSFEDVSDDDEIKNGDFDENDYVNILKNRPELFAHPVIIHQDTVKQINNPTQAQEFLGVDSAGLDKKMMHEEPTISSTTKSERFIDKPDNGDHN encoded by the coding sequence ATGAAATCTATAGCCAGAAATGAAAATCAGATAACATTGATCTATAGCAGTACGAGCCGTATAGGTGAGCGTACTTATGGTCATATTTCTGCAGTAAAAGATAAAGAATTACAAACCGTAGATATTGCTAAAAACCCTTTAACAGGTACGCAGTGGGCAGAGCTTGCTGAAGAACTTAATAAACCTATGCGGGAGTTGTTAAGTTTTGAAGATGTTAGCGATGATGACGAAATAAAAAATGGCGATTTTGATGAGAATGACTATGTAAACATCCTCAAAAATAGACCCGAGTTATTTGCACATCCTGTAATTATACATCAGGATACGGTTAAACAAATAAATAATCCTACACAGGCTCAGGAGTTTCTAGGCGTAGATAGTGCCGGTCTTGATAAAAAGATGATGCATGAAGAGCCAACTATTAGCAGTACAACCAAGAGTGAACGTTTTATAGATAAGCCAGATAATGGCGATCATAATTAA
- a CDS encoding beta-ketoacyl-[acyl-carrier-protein] synthase family protein, translating to MQTPRVVVTGLGVCAPNGVGVPAFKEAIEHGKSGIRFYSELEKLNFSCQIGGMPLISEAVKSKYFTPLQLRNFNAAGILYGVAAGMEAWHDAGLKIDEEHCDFDSGTIFGVGTLGVDKYRESIYKVDEGNTRRLGSTSVQQTMSSGVSAYLGGMLGLGNLVTSNSSACSTGTEAILLAYERIKSGKATRMLAGSTSDGGPYVWCGFDALRILPSKYNANPAQASRPMAADASGFVPGSGAGALVLETLESAQKRGAKIYAEILGGNSNSGGQRQEGSMTAPNPIAVKRCISEALKDADITGDQVDVINGHLTATSKDDLEIRNWSEALDRSGADFPYINSLKGMTGHCLAASGSIECVASVLELKHQFLFPNINLQQVNPEILKTISETRIPKTRINLEFNILAKASFGFGDVNCCLIFKKI from the coding sequence ATGCAGACTCCCAGAGTAGTAGTTACCGGTTTAGGCGTTTGCGCTCCTAACGGCGTAGGTGTCCCGGCTTTTAAAGAAGCTATAGAGCATGGTAAAAGCGGAATTCGGTTTTACAGCGAATTAGAAAAGCTCAATTTTTCTTGTCAAATAGGAGGGATGCCTCTCATTTCTGAGGCTGTAAAATCTAAATACTTCACACCGTTGCAACTGCGTAATTTTAACGCAGCAGGTATTTTATATGGTGTTGCTGCCGGTATGGAAGCCTGGCACGATGCCGGTCTTAAAATAGATGAAGAACACTGTGATTTTGATAGCGGAACCATCTTTGGAGTAGGCACACTGGGAGTAGATAAATACAGAGAAAGTATTTATAAAGTTGATGAAGGCAATACCCGTAGACTGGGTAGTACAAGCGTTCAGCAAACCATGAGTAGTGGCGTAAGTGCTTATTTAGGAGGTATGCTTGGCCTTGGAAATTTGGTAACATCAAATTCGTCTGCCTGTTCAACAGGCACCGAAGCGATTCTATTAGCATACGAACGCATAAAAAGTGGAAAAGCAACTCGTATGCTTGCAGGAAGTACCAGTGATGGCGGTCCTTATGTGTGGTGTGGTTTTGATGCGTTACGTATTTTACCTTCTAAATACAATGCTAATCCTGCACAGGCATCACGACCTATGGCTGCAGACGCCAGTGGTTTTGTGCCTGGCAGTGGGGCAGGAGCGCTAGTTCTGGAAACCTTAGAAAGTGCACAAAAACGCGGAGCAAAAATTTATGCAGAGATTCTGGGAGGAAACAGTAACAGCGGCGGTCAGCGTCAGGAAGGTTCTATGACAGCACCCAATCCTATTGCAGTTAAACGCTGTATTTCTGAAGCTTTAAAAGATGCTGATATTACCGGCGACCAGGTTGATGTAATTAATGGTCACTTGACGGCTACGTCAAAAGATGATTTAGAAATTAGAAACTGGAGCGAAGCTTTAGATCGTAGCGGGGCAGATTTTCCTTATATAAACTCTTTAAAAGGAATGACGGGCCATTGTCTGGCAGCTTCCGGAAGTATAGAATGCGTTGCTTCGGTTCTGGAGTTGAAGCATCAGTTTTTGTTTCCGAATATAAATCTGCAACAGGTTAACCCAGAAATTCTTAAAACAATTTCTGAAACCCGCATTCCAAAAACCCGAATAAATCTTGAGTTTAATATTTTGGCAAAAGCGAGTTTCGGCTTTGGGGATGTGAACTGTTGTCTTATTTTTAAAAAAATATAA